Proteins found in one Leptospira wolbachii serovar Codice str. CDC genomic segment:
- a CDS encoding type II toxin-antitoxin system HigB family toxin produces the protein MRDFYSIPKYSDSKIPIEVWFKETSKAFWKSPSDIKEKYRNASFLKDNRIVFNIHGNKYRLIVKIHYNLQTVFIRFIGTHEQYDKINAEVI, from the coding sequence TTGAGAGATTTCTACTCTATTCCCAAATACTCCGACTCCAAAATTCCGATCGAAGTTTGGTTTAAAGAGACTTCGAAAGCTTTCTGGAAATCTCCTTCCGATATTAAGGAAAAATACAGAAATGCTAGTTTCCTCAAGGATAATAGAATCGTTTTCAATATACATGGAAACAAATACAGATTAATTGTGAAGATTCATTATAACCTACAAACTGTATTTATAAGGTTTATAGGAACTCACGAACAATATGACAAAATCAATGCTGAGGTGATTTAA